The Paenibacillus sp. 481 DNA window GACATTATGGGCTCACTATTTATGCTATTCGTTTCGGTGTATGTGTTGCTGCTTATCGTCACCACAATCGTGATGCGCTTCTACTTCAAACGAAATCCACTATCACGCGAATTTCATCGTGAGCAGGAAGGAGCCTATTCATGAGTGATGCAACAATAGCTATATCTGTCATCTGGTTGTTTCTGTTTATTTACTCACTGCTCGGTTCCGTTGATTTCGGAGCAGGATTTTGGGCGATGGTGTACGCGGGAAAAGGGATGGAGGACAATACAAGAGCCTCTGTACTAGCGAACCGATATTTATCACCTTCGTGGAAAATAACGAACACGTTTCTCGTCCTGCTCGTCGTAGCCTTGTTTGGCTTTTTTCCGGGAGCAACGTATCCCTTAGCTTCACTGCTGCTGCTTCCAGTCTGCTTGGTTCTTGTATTGCTAACGATTCGAAGTACGTTTATGGTATATGGATATCATGCCAAAAAGTTTCAGCGCGCGCTGCGCATCATTTCCGGCATCACAGGCTTGCTCATTCCTTGTCTGCTTGTCACGGTGCTGATCGTTACGTTGGGCGGCTTTATTACAGAAGCTCCTGACGGCACATTGTCGCTTAACTATGGAAAGCTGCTCGTGAGCCCGACACTGTACGCCCATTTGGCGTTTGGACTTGCGACAGAGCTGTTCTTTTCGGCATTGTTTTTGGCCGATTATGCACATGAAGCACGCGACCGCTCCACTTATATCGTGTACCGTCGTTTAGCGGTCATATTTGGCCCGATCAGCATGATTTCAGCGCTGCTTGTCACCTTTACGATGCTGCCAGAGGCGCGCTGGATCGTTGAACAGTTTCGGCAACAGTTGCCCTTGTTCGGCTTGTCCGCGCTCACTTTTATCGTCGGCTATGTCTTCTTGTTCATAAAAAGGAAGGACGGCTGGGTTGGATATACACGTGTGACGGTGACGTTGATTGCCATTCAATACGCACTTGCGAGTATCGCGTACGGTAGAGCGCATTTACCGTACATTATTTATCCGTATTTAACGCTAGAAGAAGGGGTAACCAATCCAACCGTATTGCGTTCACTCCTCATTGGGTATACGGTGAGTACCTTGTTGCTCATTCCCGTGTTCATCATCTTTTGGAAGCTATTCTTAAAAGATAAACGTTATCTTAAACAAGAATAAGCTGACTTTGCTTCATATAAAAAATAGGAACAGGCGGGCGCGACACATGGCAATGTGGTAGCACCCGAACCTGTTCCTGTTAGGTTATGCTATTATGCTAGGAAGCGGGCAGCTCAATGTCCACCAGTAAATGCTCGCTATCGTTAAACGCCGAGACCCGGTAATCAAGCTCACCCTTTCCAGCATTGAA harbors:
- a CDS encoding cytochrome d ubiquinol oxidase subunit II; amino-acid sequence: MSDATIAISVIWLFLFIYSLLGSVDFGAGFWAMVYAGKGMEDNTRASVLANRYLSPSWKITNTFLVLLVVALFGFFPGATYPLASLLLLPVCLVLVLLTIRSTFMVYGYHAKKFQRALRIISGITGLLIPCLLVTVLIVTLGGFITEAPDGTLSLNYGKLLVSPTLYAHLAFGLATELFFSALFLADYAHEARDRSTYIVYRRLAVIFGPISMISALLVTFTMLPEARWIVEQFRQQLPLFGLSALTFIVGYVFLFIKRKDGWVGYTRVTVTLIAIQYALASIAYGRAHLPYIIYPYLTLEEGVTNPTVLRSLLIGYTVSTLLLIPVFIIFWKLFLKDKRYLKQE